One stretch of Thermococcus sp. 21S9 DNA includes these proteins:
- a CDS encoding sugar phosphate nucleotidyltransferase: MKAVILAGGFGTRLRPLSSTRPKPMIPVLGKPNLQYILEALEKVPEIDEVILSVHYMRGEIREFIDEKMADYPKEIRFVNDPMPLETGGALKNVEEYVSDDFLVIYGDVFTNFDYRELIKAHEEKGGLITVGATKVYDPERFGVLEMDESGKVLHFEEKPKRPKSNLVDAGIYVVNRKVLEEIPKGKEVYFEREILPKFVERGEVYAYRMPKGTYWVDLGTPDDLFYAHQIALDEMARENGYFKIAESAEVPEDVEIQGPVYIDEGVKVGHGVKIKAYSYIGPNTVIEDRAYIKRSVLIGSDIIKERAELKDTILGEGVVVGRDVIIKENAVIGDYAKIYDGLVIYGAKVLPWKKVEEYEAYIKIKLDPTKVRPGQYPDRCPLGLPECIYKKFKAIAGEKPPCDECIENQWLF; encoded by the coding sequence ATGAAGGCTGTCATTCTCGCAGGCGGTTTTGGAACGAGACTCAGGCCACTGTCATCAACGAGGCCAAAGCCGATGATTCCGGTCCTCGGAAAGCCCAACCTCCAGTACATACTCGAGGCGCTCGAGAAGGTCCCCGAAATAGACGAGGTCATTCTCTCCGTCCACTACATGAGGGGCGAGATAAGGGAGTTCATTGACGAGAAGATGGCGGACTATCCCAAGGAAATCCGCTTCGTCAACGACCCCATGCCACTCGAGACCGGTGGCGCGCTCAAGAACGTTGAGGAGTACGTGAGCGATGACTTCCTCGTGATTTACGGTGACGTCTTCACGAACTTCGACTACCGCGAGCTCATAAAGGCCCACGAGGAGAAGGGCGGACTCATAACCGTTGGGGCTACCAAGGTCTACGACCCGGAGCGCTTTGGCGTTCTCGAGATGGACGAGAGTGGAAAGGTGCTCCACTTCGAGGAGAAGCCCAAGAGGCCCAAGAGCAACCTCGTCGACGCCGGAATCTACGTCGTGAACAGGAAGGTTCTCGAGGAGATTCCTAAGGGCAAGGAGGTCTACTTTGAGCGTGAAATCCTGCCGAAGTTCGTCGAGCGCGGTGAGGTTTACGCCTACCGGATGCCGAAGGGGACCTACTGGGTCGACCTCGGAACGCCAGACGACCTGTTCTACGCCCACCAGATAGCGCTCGACGAGATGGCTCGCGAGAACGGCTACTTCAAGATAGCAGAGAGCGCGGAGGTTCCAGAAGATGTAGAGATTCAGGGGCCGGTCTACATTGACGAGGGCGTCAAAGTAGGGCACGGCGTCAAGATTAAGGCCTACTCCTACATCGGCCCGAACACAGTGATAGAGGACAGAGCCTACATCAAGCGCTCCGTCCTCATCGGTAGCGACATAATCAAGGAGCGCGCCGAGCTGAAGGACACGATACTCGGCGAGGGAGTTGTAGTTGGCAGGGACGTAATCATCAAGGAGAACGCCGTCATCGGCGACTACGCGAAGATTTACGACGGACTCGTGATTTACGGGGCGAAGGTTCTGCCCTGGAAGAAGGTCGAGGAGTACGAGGCCTACATCAAGATAAAGCTCGACCCGACGAAGGTCAGGCCCGGCCAGTACCCGGACCGCTGTCCTCTCGGCCTTCCGGAGTGTATCTACAAGAAGTTCAAGGCGATAGCCGGCGAGAAGCCTCCGTGCGACGAGTGTATCGAGAACCAGTGGCTCTTCTGA
- a CDS encoding DNA-binding protein, translating to MGKMEEVLRLINEGKRFPQDIARELGITVEEVEGIIELLKSLGYIEEVEQRPACEICPLRKVCYGKCLVPRVKVLRPSFDVHKNER from the coding sequence ATGGGCAAGATGGAGGAAGTGCTGAGGCTCATCAACGAGGGCAAACGCTTTCCCCAGGACATCGCGAGGGAGCTCGGGATTACGGTTGAGGAAGTCGAGGGAATAATCGAGCTCCTCAAAAGCCTCGGCTACATCGAGGAGGTTGAGCAGAGGCCGGCCTGCGAGATCTGCCCGCTCAGGAAGGTCTGTTATGGAAAGTGCCTCGTGCCGAGGGTGAAGGTGCTTAGGCCGAGCTTTGACGTCCACAAAAACGAGCGTTAG